A region from the uncultured Holophaga sp. genome encodes:
- a CDS encoding Crp/Fnr family transcriptional regulator, with amino-acid sequence MASWAQAAVFQGLAENTLVRLGEISCERALVDGQELFCQGETCRGLYVLLEGAVLVRRTRSFGGTPSVMAIIQPVQSFGEAALFGDGCYPASAFSLKGSRVRIFPAKRFLAVMDSEPSLCRAMIQAQARWLRAMVGRIDLLCLPTGLERLRCWLMETMVADSFQRLPVTKKILAATLGMTPETLSRALRRLETLGVVDLQGDRIRVHRQRAGTQASSEGLS; translated from the coding sequence TGCGGTGTTCCAGGGGCTTGCTGAAAACACCCTGGTGCGTCTTGGAGAGATCTCCTGCGAAAGGGCTCTGGTTGATGGACAGGAGCTGTTCTGCCAGGGAGAGACCTGTCGGGGCCTGTATGTCCTCTTGGAGGGGGCTGTCCTGGTCCGTCGGACCCGATCCTTTGGCGGTACCCCTTCGGTCATGGCCATCATCCAGCCGGTCCAGAGCTTTGGTGAGGCGGCCTTGTTTGGGGATGGCTGTTACCCCGCTTCGGCATTCTCCCTCAAGGGCAGTCGGGTACGGATCTTCCCGGCAAAGCGTTTTCTTGCAGTGATGGACAGTGAACCGTCACTCTGTCGGGCCATGATCCAGGCCCAGGCGCGCTGGCTGCGCGCCATGGTCGGGCGCATCGATCTGCTCTGCCTGCCCACCGGCCTGGAGAGGCTGAGGTGCTGGTTGATGGAAACCATGGTGGCCGATTCCTTTCAAAGGCTTCCGGTGACCAAGAAGATCCTGGCAGCGACCTTGGGTATGACCCCGGAGACGCTCTCCCGGGCTCTGCGACGGCTGGAGACCTTAGGAGTGGTGGATCTGCAGGGGGACAGGATCCGGGTCCACCGGCAACGGGCAGGCACCCAGGCGAGCTCAGAAGGCCTTTCCTGA
- a CDS encoding Fic family protein: protein MSLEGDACRALLAQPLSLRDPVSYRREFLDRYVPNETFYLPAETRQRLAVAGGPKEPDHPAGTYARQILQRLLIDLSWNSSRLEGNTYSLLDTEKLIEWGETAEGKNLQETQMILNHKAAIEYMVDSASALYPNATTVQNLHALLMENLLANPMDEGCLRVAPVGIRGTSYIPTAVPQVIDECFRQILRTADDIEDPFEQSFFLLVHIPYLQPFLDGNKRTGRLAANIPFIRKNCIPITFMDVPPEDFTDGVLAVYEMNRVELLRDVYVFAYERSCARYGAVKSSLGEPDPFRLRYRTDIKTIVREVVLAGKTIQEADAQIRAYADAKLPKEARNRFLVVVETELASIHDGNFARYQLRPSEFAEWKHRTQA from the coding sequence TTGAGTCTCGAAGGGGATGCCTGCCGTGCTCTGCTGGCCCAGCCCCTCTCCCTGCGTGACCCCGTAAGCTACCGCAGGGAGTTCTTGGATCGCTATGTGCCCAACGAGACCTTCTACCTGCCTGCCGAGACCCGCCAGCGACTTGCGGTGGCAGGCGGTCCCAAGGAGCCTGATCATCCCGCAGGCACTTATGCCCGACAGATCCTCCAGCGGCTCCTGATCGACCTGTCCTGGAATTCTTCCCGCTTGGAGGGGAACACCTATTCCCTGCTGGATACCGAAAAACTGATCGAATGGGGGGAAACCGCCGAAGGTAAGAATCTTCAGGAGACCCAGATGATCCTGAACCACAAGGCGGCCATCGAATACATGGTGGACTCGGCTTCGGCACTCTACCCCAACGCGACTACGGTTCAGAACCTCCATGCCCTGCTGATGGAGAACCTGCTCGCCAATCCTATGGACGAAGGCTGTCTCCGTGTCGCACCCGTCGGTATCCGGGGTACCTCCTATATTCCAACTGCGGTTCCCCAGGTCATTGACGAGTGCTTCCGACAAATCCTGCGAACGGCCGACGATATCGAGGACCCCTTCGAACAGTCCTTCTTCCTGCTCGTTCACATCCCCTACCTCCAGCCATTCCTTGACGGCAACAAGCGGACGGGGCGTTTGGCTGCCAACATCCCCTTCATCCGCAAGAACTGCATTCCAATCACCTTCATGGATGTCCCGCCGGAGGACTTTACCGATGGCGTGCTCGCTGTCTACGAAATGAACCGCGTTGAACTTCTGCGGGATGTCTATGTCTTCGCCTACGAACGTTCCTGTGCCCGCTATGGTGCCGTGAAGAGCTCCCTTGGCGAACCCGACCCCTTCCGCCTTCGATATCGGACCGACATCAAGACCATTGTCCGCGAGGTCGTCCTCGCTGGAAAAACGATCCAAGAGGCCGATGCCCAGATCCGTGCCTATGCCGATGCCAAGCTCCCCAAGGAGGCTCGGAACCGTTTCCTGGTCGTGGTGGAGACGGAACTCGCCTCCATTCACGACGGGAACTTTGCCCGGTACCAGCTCCGCCCCTCCGAGTTCGCCGAATGGAAGCACAGGACCCAAGCCTGA
- a CDS encoding GNAT family N-acetyltransferase yields MMAVMSGNSGSPKPPEPRISHAALKDLPELVGLLGDLFSIEQDFSVEPARQERGLRLLLQDQTRAVILVARAPESEMAVGMVSVQVLVSTAQGAPVGLVEDLVIHRDWRGRGLGSALLAGAEAWARQHGLTRLQLLADASNTPAISFYQSRSWERTRMICLRSFPG; encoded by the coding sequence ATGATGGCCGTCATGTCAGGAAATTCGGGTTCCCCAAAGCCCCCCGAGCCAAGGATCAGCCATGCCGCACTCAAGGATTTGCCGGAGCTGGTGGGCCTCCTGGGCGACCTATTCTCGATCGAACAGGATTTTTCGGTGGAACCGGCACGCCAAGAGCGGGGACTCCGGCTTCTCCTCCAAGACCAGACCCGCGCAGTCATCCTGGTGGCCCGTGCGCCAGAATCGGAAATGGCGGTGGGCATGGTCAGTGTGCAAGTCCTGGTTTCAACTGCCCAAGGAGCCCCGGTCGGACTGGTGGAAGATCTGGTGATCCACCGAGACTGGCGGGGGCGTGGGCTGGGCTCCGCCTTGCTGGCCGGAGCCGAAGCCTGGGCCCGCCAGCACGGTCTGACACGACTTCAACTCCTGGCGGATGCCAGTAACACGCCCGCTATCAGCTTCTATCAGAGCCGCTCATGGGAGCGCACCCGGATGATCTGTCTGCGGAGCTTCCCGGGGTAG
- a CDS encoding DUF364 domain-containing protein: MIAGVLYNLLANASPVPHLSALEIHPTHIRCHSFRESCIPRFHSLPELQDTTPRDLALATWIGCPAKEAASFFLEGDSCLEVAVGMAILDSLLPVPGWALPGEPFQLCAHLAERMRTVSIGDFPEARRWARSGWNVKFPELFPHPDSLDWAYCQKALAHAELVFITGLTLINGSFAEVIRRTPRARFRVLLGPCVPCSPALLDAGIHMVASSIPETEGVMAHMNLCSLPFVQALDRLQKTPASTSAWAVPL, from the coding sequence ATGATTGCAGGGGTCCTCTACAACCTCTTGGCAAACGCCTCCCCAGTGCCACACCTCAGCGCATTGGAGATCCACCCGACCCACATCCGGTGCCATTCGTTCCGGGAATCCTGCATCCCGCGCTTCCACAGCCTGCCGGAACTCCAGGACACCACCCCGAGAGATCTCGCTCTGGCCACTTGGATCGGGTGCCCCGCCAAGGAAGCTGCATCTTTCTTCCTGGAGGGGGATTCCTGCCTGGAGGTGGCCGTGGGCATGGCGATCCTGGATAGCCTTCTGCCAGTTCCGGGCTGGGCCCTTCCAGGGGAGCCATTCCAGCTCTGCGCGCATCTGGCAGAACGGATGCGAACGGTTTCCATCGGCGACTTCCCCGAGGCCCGTCGGTGGGCCCGATCAGGTTGGAACGTCAAGTTCCCTGAGTTGTTCCCTCATCCCGACAGCCTGGACTGGGCTTATTGCCAGAAGGCGCTGGCACACGCAGAGTTGGTCTTCATCACGGGACTGACCCTGATCAACGGGTCCTTTGCCGAGGTGATCCGCCGGACTCCAAGAGCCAGGTTCCGTGTGCTCCTGGGTCCCTGTGTCCCCTGCAGCCCGGCCCTCCTGGACGCGGGGATTCATATGGTAGCTTCCAGCATTCCGGAGACGGAGGGTGTGATGGCCCATATGAACCTCTGCTCGCTCCCTTTCGTCCAGGCGCTGGACAGGTTGCAGAAAACGCCCGCCTCCACCTCGGCCTGGGCCGTTCCTCTCTGA
- a CDS encoding radical SAM protein: protein MGEAVNAVQLKHPCFHREAKGSHGRVHLAVAPRCNIQCRYCNRREDCVNESRPGVTSRVLTPPQAIEHLLHVLDVEPSISVVGIAGPGDPLANPEATFETLRLVKAYAPQLLLCLSTNGLGLTPRHVATLAGLGVSHVTITINAVDPEIGAQIYERVRDDRVRAGREGAAHLLARQLEGLVALKAKGITVKINTVVIPGINEHHVGEVARRVAALGADFHNCLPLHPAPGTPFAGLPELTPQEMTVIRAQASPFLAQMAHCMRCRADAVGLLGQDRSLEFAPDDLKAGIPTWAGAGRPHVAVATREGILVNQHLGAADRLEIWADDLDGFRLVERRDCPEAGVEGRWDALGRLLGDCRAVLVAAAGETPRGVLETYGVLTLEMEGEIEECLVKVFRGGLAWAHVAKRRNVGKTCGCGQTRSLAAESAC, encoded by the coding sequence ATGGGTGAAGCCGTGAACGCTGTGCAACTCAAGCACCCCTGTTTCCATCGGGAGGCCAAAGGAAGCCACGGGCGGGTCCATCTGGCGGTGGCGCCCCGCTGCAATATCCAGTGCCGCTATTGCAACCGGCGGGAGGACTGTGTCAATGAAAGTCGACCCGGGGTCACGAGCCGGGTGCTCACGCCCCCCCAGGCCATTGAACACCTGCTGCATGTCCTGGATGTGGAACCCAGCATTTCGGTGGTGGGTATCGCGGGGCCTGGAGACCCCCTGGCCAACCCCGAGGCCACCTTTGAGACCCTCCGCCTGGTGAAGGCATACGCGCCTCAGCTCCTGCTCTGTCTGTCCACCAATGGGTTGGGGCTCACGCCTCGGCATGTGGCAACGCTCGCCGGGTTGGGCGTGAGCCACGTGACCATCACCATCAACGCGGTGGACCCGGAAATCGGCGCGCAGATCTATGAGCGGGTCCGGGACGATCGGGTGCGGGCCGGGCGCGAAGGGGCCGCGCATCTCCTGGCCCGGCAGTTGGAGGGCCTGGTGGCGCTCAAGGCGAAGGGGATCACCGTCAAGATCAACACCGTGGTCATACCCGGTATCAATGAACACCATGTCGGGGAGGTCGCCCGGAGGGTGGCTGCATTGGGGGCGGATTTCCACAACTGCCTCCCACTGCATCCTGCCCCGGGAACCCCTTTTGCCGGTCTACCGGAGTTGACTCCCCAGGAGATGACCGTCATCCGGGCCCAAGCCTCGCCCTTTCTGGCTCAGATGGCGCATTGCATGCGATGCAGGGCGGATGCCGTAGGGTTGCTGGGCCAGGATCGCTCCCTGGAGTTTGCGCCGGATGATCTTAAGGCGGGCATTCCGACATGGGCTGGGGCGGGACGTCCCCACGTGGCGGTGGCTACCCGGGAAGGCATTCTCGTGAATCAGCATCTGGGGGCCGCGGACAGGCTGGAGATCTGGGCGGATGACCTGGATGGATTCCGGCTCGTGGAGCGCAGGGACTGTCCTGAAGCTGGGGTGGAGGGCCGGTGGGATGCGCTCGGGAGACTCCTGGGGGATTGCCGTGCCGTGCTGGTGGCGGCGGCGGGTGAGACGCCTCGCGGTGTTCTGGAGACTTACGGTGTGCTGACCCTGGAAATGGAAGGGGAGATCGAGGAGTGCCTGGTGAAGGTGTTCCGCGGTGGCTTGGCCTGGGCGCATGTGGCCAAGCGGCGGAATGTCGGGAAGACCTGCGGTTGCGGTCAGACCCGTTCGCTCGCCGCGGAAAGCGCCTGTTGA
- a CDS encoding P-II family nitrogen regulator produces MLMIRSIIRPEKVDAVMAALMDAGFPAVTKMSVVGRGKQSGIKIGEIVYDEIPKELLITVVSDKDKDVVVKTITKAARSGEAGAMGDGKIFISPVDEVYTISSGFKEAGVSLAEAGV; encoded by the coding sequence ATGCTGATGATCCGATCCATCATCCGCCCCGAGAAGGTGGACGCTGTGATGGCCGCACTCATGGATGCCGGGTTCCCGGCTGTGACCAAGATGAGTGTGGTTGGCCGCGGCAAGCAGAGTGGAATCAAGATCGGGGAGATCGTCTACGACGAAATTCCCAAGGAACTCCTGATCACCGTGGTTTCCGACAAGGACAAGGACGTTGTGGTCAAGACGATTACCAAGGCGGCCCGCTCTGGGGAGGCCGGTGCCATGGGCGACGGCAAGATCTTCATCTCCCCCGTGGATGAGGTCTACACCATCTCCTCCGGATTCAAGGAAGCCGGGGTTTCTCTGGCGGAGGCGGGAGTATGA
- a CDS encoding P-II family nitrogen regulator, translating to MKEVMAVIRMNMVNKTKHALTDAGISSMTAKEALGRGKGLADYFKAVLGPDCFQLLGSREGLQEEVVSLLAKKQRLVPKRVITVVVPDDLVPRTVQTIIQTNQTGKPGDGKIFVLPVFDACRVRTGKYGDAVLDEA from the coding sequence ATGAAGGAGGTCATGGCGGTCATCCGCATGAACATGGTGAACAAGACCAAGCACGCCCTGACGGATGCGGGCATCAGCTCGATGACGGCCAAGGAGGCTCTGGGGCGCGGCAAGGGGCTCGCCGACTACTTCAAGGCGGTACTCGGGCCGGACTGTTTCCAGCTCCTGGGAAGTCGGGAGGGACTCCAGGAAGAGGTGGTCTCACTTCTGGCCAAGAAACAGAGGCTGGTCCCGAAGCGGGTCATCACGGTCGTCGTGCCCGACGACCTGGTGCCCCGGACTGTGCAGACCATCATTCAGACGAACCAGACCGGCAAGCCCGGTGATGGGAAGATCTTCGTTCTTCCTGTCTTTGACGCCTGTCGGGTTCGCACCGGCAAGTATGGGGACGCTGTGCTGGATGAGGCCTGA
- the nifH gene encoding nitrogenase iron protein: MRKVAIYGKGGIGKSTTTQNTAAALAHFHGKKIFIHGCDPKADSTRLILGGKPQETVMDVLREEGAEKVTNDKVIKSGYQGIKCVESGGPEPGVGCAGRGVITAIDLMEGNGAYEDDLDFLFFDVLGDVVCGGFAMPIRDGKAQEVYIVASGEMMAIYAANNICKGLVKYAKQSGVRLGGVICNSRKVDREYEFLEEFTAAIGTQMIHFVPRDNIVQKAEFNKKTVTEYDPNENQAREYSELARKIIENKNFVVPKPLTMDQLEAMVVKYGIAD; encoded by the coding sequence ATGAGAAAAGTCGCGATCTACGGGAAGGGCGGCATCGGCAAGAGCACTACCACCCAAAACACTGCCGCAGCACTGGCTCATTTTCATGGCAAGAAGATCTTCATCCATGGCTGTGATCCCAAGGCGGATTCCACCCGCCTCATCCTGGGGGGCAAGCCTCAGGAGACCGTCATGGATGTCCTCCGGGAGGAGGGTGCTGAAAAGGTGACCAACGACAAGGTCATCAAGTCCGGTTACCAGGGGATCAAGTGTGTGGAGTCGGGTGGCCCCGAGCCGGGTGTGGGGTGTGCCGGTCGTGGTGTCATTACCGCCATCGATCTCATGGAAGGGAATGGGGCTTATGAGGACGATCTGGACTTCCTCTTCTTCGACGTGCTGGGTGACGTGGTCTGCGGCGGCTTCGCCATGCCCATCCGTGACGGCAAGGCCCAGGAGGTTTACATCGTGGCCTCCGGCGAGATGATGGCCATCTATGCGGCCAACAACATTTGCAAGGGGCTGGTGAAGTACGCCAAGCAGTCCGGCGTCCGGCTGGGCGGCGTCATCTGCAACTCGCGCAAGGTGGATCGTGAGTACGAGTTCCTGGAGGAGTTCACTGCGGCCATCGGCACCCAGATGATCCACTTCGTCCCCCGCGACAACATCGTGCAGAAGGCTGAGTTCAACAAGAAGACGGTCACGGAATACGACCCCAATGAGAATCAGGCCCGTGAGTACTCGGAGCTGGCGCGCAAAATCATTGAGAACAAGAACTTTGTCGTTCCCAAGCCTCTGACCATGGACCAGCTCGAAGCCATGGTGGTGAAGTACGGCATCGCGGATTGA
- the anfD gene encoding nitrogenase iron-iron protein, alpha chain, with the protein MPYHEFEVSKCIPERKSHAVIKGPGETLADALPSGYLPTIPGSISERGCAYCGAKHVIGTPMKDVIHLSHGPVGCTYDTWQTKRYLSDNDNFQLKYTFASDMKEKHVVFGAEKMLKQNILEAFKAFPDIKRMSIYQTCASALIGDDINAVAEEVMEELPGVDIFVCNSPGFRGPSQSGGHHTICIAWFKDKVGTVEPEITSDYVINYVGEYNIQGDQEVMQDFFRRMGIQVLSTFTGNGSYDGLRAMHRAHLNVLECARSSEYLCNELRVKYGIPRLDIDGFGFEPLSSSLRKVALFFGIEERAEEIIREETARWRPELDWYKARLQDKKVCLWPGGSKLWHWANVIQEEFGVKVVSVYTKFGHQGDMEKGIARAGEDTLAIDDPNELEGLEAMYMLEPDCIFTGKRPGEFAKKIRVPYLNAHAYHNGPWKGYEGWVRFARDIYNAIYSPIHQLAKVDISKDEIDTSHGFVTRQMLSDVNLPDEVRNNPNLRPYTGDFDLVAGLRKKTPADYPYLQDAPTDASATA; encoded by the coding sequence ATGCCATATCATGAATTCGAAGTCAGCAAGTGCATTCCGGAACGGAAGAGTCACGCTGTCATAAAGGGCCCGGGCGAGACCCTCGCGGATGCCCTCCCCTCGGGCTATCTGCCGACCATTCCCGGTAGCATCTCCGAGCGGGGATGCGCCTACTGCGGGGCCAAGCACGTCATCGGCACCCCCATGAAGGATGTCATCCACCTGAGCCATGGTCCGGTGGGTTGCACCTACGACACCTGGCAGACCAAGCGCTACCTCAGCGACAACGACAACTTCCAGCTCAAGTACACCTTCGCCTCCGACATGAAGGAGAAGCACGTGGTGTTCGGCGCGGAGAAGATGCTCAAGCAGAACATCCTGGAGGCCTTCAAGGCATTCCCGGACATCAAGCGGATGAGCATCTACCAGACCTGCGCATCGGCCCTCATCGGGGACGACATCAATGCTGTGGCCGAAGAGGTGATGGAAGAGCTGCCCGGCGTTGACATCTTTGTCTGCAACTCCCCAGGATTCCGGGGCCCCAGTCAGTCCGGCGGCCACCACACCATCTGCATCGCCTGGTTCAAGGACAAGGTGGGCACCGTCGAGCCCGAGATCACCAGCGACTACGTGATCAACTACGTGGGCGAGTACAACATCCAGGGCGACCAGGAAGTCATGCAGGACTTCTTCCGGCGCATGGGCATCCAGGTGCTCTCCACCTTCACGGGGAACGGCTCCTATGACGGACTGCGCGCCATGCACCGGGCCCATCTCAATGTTCTGGAATGCGCCCGCTCGTCGGAGTATCTCTGCAACGAGCTGCGGGTGAAATATGGCATCCCGCGCCTCGACATCGACGGGTTCGGCTTTGAGCCCTTGTCCTCCTCGCTCCGGAAGGTGGCTCTGTTCTTCGGGATCGAGGAGCGGGCGGAGGAGATCATCCGGGAGGAGACCGCCCGGTGGCGGCCTGAGCTGGACTGGTACAAGGCTCGGCTCCAGGACAAGAAGGTCTGCCTCTGGCCCGGGGGCTCCAAGCTCTGGCACTGGGCCAACGTGATCCAGGAGGAGTTTGGGGTCAAGGTGGTCTCGGTCTACACCAAGTTCGGCCACCAGGGTGATATGGAGAAGGGCATCGCTCGCGCCGGTGAGGACACGCTGGCCATTGATGACCCCAATGAGCTCGAGGGCCTGGAGGCCATGTATATGCTCGAGCCCGACTGCATCTTCACCGGCAAGCGCCCCGGTGAGTTCGCCAAGAAGATCCGGGTGCCCTACCTGAACGCCCACGCCTATCACAACGGTCCCTGGAAGGGCTATGAAGGCTGGGTCCGCTTCGCCCGGGACATCTACAACGCGATCTATTCGCCCATCCATCAGCTGGCCAAGGTGGACATCTCCAAGGATGAGATCGACACGAGCCACGGGTTCGTCACCCGGCAGATGCTGTCCGACGTCAACCTCCCGGATGAAGTCAGGAACAATCCCAACCTGCGCCCCTACACCGGCGACTTCGATCTGGTCGCCGGCCTCCGGAAGAAGACCCCGGCTGATTATCCCTACCTGCAGGACGCTCCCACCGATGCGTCGGCCACCGCCTAG
- a CDS encoding Fe-only/vanadium nitrogenase subunit delta — protein sequence MAVPLRAWDRERQNREVLTWTKAALLGQADTPEDRLERCHWVDGVMLARAYQERFPWIHTLKPDELTGLLDAVHARMDHLTITGSLNRELHDHQY from the coding sequence GTGGCAGTTCCACTCCGGGCCTGGGACCGGGAGCGCCAGAACCGGGAGGTCCTCACCTGGACGAAGGCTGCCCTGCTGGGGCAGGCGGACACCCCCGAGGATCGGCTGGAGCGTTGCCACTGGGTGGATGGCGTGATGCTGGCCCGCGCTTACCAGGAGCGGTTCCCCTGGATCCACACTCTCAAACCTGACGAGCTCACGGGGCTTCTGGATGCTGTCCACGCCCGGATGGATCACCTGACCATCACCGGCTCGCTCAATCGGGAACTGCACGATCACCAATACTGA
- the anfK gene encoding Fe-only nitrogenase subunit beta encodes MACEVKERQRAGIINPIFTCQPAGAQFASIGIKDCIGIVHGGQGCVMFVRLIFSQHFKESFELASSSVHEEGAVFGALKRVEEGVDVLLMRYPHVKVVPIITTCSTEIIGDDVDGLVVKLNEGLLKEKYADREVHLVPIHSPSFVGSMISGYDSAVKDFVKYFAESGEPTGKLNLFTGWVNPGDVSALKHLLKAMDIEANVLFEIEAFDSPLMPEGQHVSHGETTVEDLRETGRAMASIALNRYEGAKAAQYLEKEFNIPATIGPTPIGIRNTDAFLKALKDITGKPIPTSLVKERGIALDALTDLTHMFFADKRVAIYGSPDLVIGLAQFCIDLEMKPVLLLLGDDNPAYARDPRILELKEHVDWDMEIITNADFWEMEDRIRNHDLKLDLILGHSKGRFTAIDNKIPMVRVGFPTYDRAGMFRHPVVGYQGAMWLAEEMANALFTDMEYKGVREWSLNMW; translated from the coding sequence ATGGCCTGTGAAGTCAAAGAACGGCAAAGGGCGGGAATCATCAATCCCATTTTTACCTGCCAGCCCGCAGGTGCGCAGTTCGCCAGCATCGGCATCAAGGACTGCATCGGCATTGTCCATGGCGGCCAGGGGTGCGTCATGTTCGTGCGCCTCATCTTCTCCCAGCACTTCAAGGAGAGCTTCGAACTGGCCTCGTCCTCGGTGCATGAAGAAGGCGCGGTCTTCGGGGCCCTCAAGCGGGTGGAAGAAGGGGTGGATGTCCTCCTGATGCGCTACCCGCACGTCAAGGTGGTGCCCATCATCACCACCTGCTCCACCGAGATCATCGGGGATGACGTGGACGGCCTGGTGGTCAAGCTCAATGAGGGGCTGCTCAAGGAGAAGTATGCGGACCGCGAGGTCCACCTCGTCCCCATCCACTCCCCCAGCTTCGTGGGCAGCATGATCAGCGGGTACGACTCGGCGGTGAAGGACTTCGTCAAATACTTTGCGGAGTCCGGCGAGCCCACGGGCAAGCTCAACCTCTTCACGGGCTGGGTCAATCCCGGGGACGTCTCGGCCCTGAAGCATCTCCTGAAGGCGATGGATATCGAGGCCAACGTTCTCTTCGAGATCGAAGCCTTCGATTCTCCGCTCATGCCCGAAGGCCAGCATGTCTCGCACGGGGAAACCACCGTCGAGGACCTCCGGGAGACGGGGCGGGCCATGGCCTCCATCGCCCTCAACCGATACGAGGGCGCCAAGGCCGCCCAGTATCTGGAAAAGGAATTCAACATTCCGGCCACCATCGGGCCAACCCCCATCGGGATCCGGAATACCGACGCCTTCCTGAAGGCGCTCAAGGACATCACCGGCAAGCCCATCCCCACCTCCCTGGTGAAGGAGCGCGGCATCGCCCTCGACGCCCTGACGGATCTCACCCACATGTTCTTTGCGGACAAGCGGGTGGCCATTTACGGCAGTCCCGACCTGGTGATCGGTCTTGCCCAGTTCTGCATCGACCTGGAGATGAAGCCCGTTCTGCTGCTCCTGGGAGACGACAACCCTGCCTATGCCCGGGACCCCCGGATCCTGGAGCTGAAGGAACACGTGGACTGGGACATGGAGATCATCACCAATGCTGACTTCTGGGAGATGGAGGACCGGATCCGGAACCATGATCTGAAGCTGGACCTGATCCTGGGCCACTCCAAGGGGCGGTTCACGGCCATCGACAACAAGATTCCGATGGTGCGGGTCGGTTTCCCCACCTACGACCGTGCGGGCATGTTCCGTCACCCCGTTGTGGGCTACCAGGGGGCCATGTGGCTTGCCGAGGAAATGGCCAACGCCCTCTTCACGGACATGGAATACAAGGGTGTCCGTGAGTGGAGCCTGAACATGTGGTGA
- a CDS encoding gamma-glutamylcyclotransferase family protein encodes MELSDLYFAYGPDMDPKVLKARGGRPEAVGLARLQDYRLDFFGHTSIWDSGMETVVPAQGDEVWGVLYRMGALDWDRLDTWMDARLDGAGMYFHYPVAVTDLQGMEHQVRIYKKDIQGERQLPSVEYLQLVVGGAGQQGLPAGYVERLAAMPTKSAGCQVPVAGNPTRGNYVPADCGTCAAAEPEVS; translated from the coding sequence ATGGAACTGAGTGATCTCTATTTCGCCTACGGTCCCGATATGGATCCCAAGGTCCTCAAGGCCCGGGGTGGCCGGCCGGAGGCGGTGGGACTTGCTCGGCTGCAAGACTACCGATTGGACTTCTTCGGTCACACGTCCATTTGGGACAGTGGTATGGAGACGGTGGTTCCGGCTCAGGGCGACGAGGTCTGGGGTGTGCTCTACCGCATGGGCGCCCTGGACTGGGACCGTCTGGACACCTGGATGGATGCGCGCCTGGATGGGGCAGGGATGTACTTCCATTACCCGGTGGCGGTTACGGATCTCCAGGGCATGGAACACCAGGTCCGGATTTACAAGAAGGACATCCAGGGTGAACGCCAGCTGCCGAGCGTCGAATACCTGCAGCTGGTAGTGGGTGGGGCCGGTCAGCAAGGGCTGCCGGCGGGCTATGTGGAGCGCTTGGCGGCCATGCCCACCAAGTCTGCAGGTTGTCAGGTACCAGTGGCCGGCAACCCCACCCGGGGCAACTATGTGCCGGCAGATTGCGGAACCTGTGCCGCCGCGGAACCGGAGGTGTCCTGA
- the anfO gene encoding Fe-only nitrogenase accessory protein AnfO, which produces MKIACHIGDDGDLADFFQPGRLHVFAQDGGAWVSQGEFPIDLGDACGIAALKERLRSAIQPLDSPVFLLKDLRGVFRALLEEFGFRVLTSKGSLQEQLSDAAVQDREAREAQEAADSALPAPTLLSDGHYQFDLFSLLQAGDCHASRDMLLPFLETVTFQSLEVICDHVPRWLGQELGELGMVFTAPEGVRPGETMTVRITPAEGEWSQPPGRRPGRAGCQCGG; this is translated from the coding sequence ATGAAAATCGCATGCCACATTGGGGATGATGGCGATCTGGCGGACTTTTTCCAGCCGGGCCGCCTGCATGTGTTTGCCCAGGACGGTGGTGCCTGGGTCTCCCAAGGGGAATTCCCCATCGATCTGGGCGATGCCTGCGGCATAGCGGCTCTGAAGGAGCGCCTGCGCTCGGCCATCCAGCCTCTGGACAGTCCGGTGTTCCTCCTCAAGGACCTGAGGGGGGTCTTTCGCGCCCTGCTTGAGGAGTTCGGTTTCCGGGTTCTGACCTCGAAGGGGAGCCTCCAGGAACAGCTCTCGGACGCGGCCGTTCAGGACCGGGAGGCCCGTGAAGCTCAGGAGGCTGCTGATTCCGCGCTTCCGGCACCTACCCTTCTGAGTGATGGGCACTATCAGTTCGATCTCTTCAGCCTTCTCCAGGCCGGGGACTGCCATGCCTCCAGGGATATGCTCCTCCCTTTCCTGGAAACCGTGACTTTCCAGTCCCTGGAGGTGATCTGCGACCATGTCCCGCGCTGGCTGGGACAGGAACTGGGAGAGCTGGGGATGGTCTTCACGGCTCCTGAAGGGGTGCGTCCCGGGGAGACCATGACGGTGCGGATCACGCCTGCGGAGGGTGAATGGAGCCAACCCCCCGGTCGGCGTCCGGGGCGTGCGGGCTGCCAGTGCGGTGGTTGA